The Manduca sexta isolate Smith_Timp_Sample1 chromosome 17, JHU_Msex_v1.0, whole genome shotgun sequence genome includes a window with the following:
- the LOC115445173 gene encoding DNA-directed RNA polymerase II subunit RPB11 produces the protein MNAPPTFESFLLYDGEKKVQKEDDTKVTNAAIFTVNKEDHTLGNMIRHQLLKDPKVLFAGYKLPHPLEHKFVLRIQTTSDYTPQEAFMNAITDLTSELSLFEERFKEAIKEKKEGLD, from the exons atgaacgcTCCGCCAACATTCGAATCATTTTTACTATACGATGGAGAGAAAAA GGTTCAGAAAGAAGACGACACTAAAGTGACCAATGCGGCAATATTTACAGTCAACAAAGAAGACCACACACTTGGAAACATGATCAGACA ccAACTACTGAAAGACCCAAAGGTGTTGTTTGCAGGCTACAAATTACCGCATCCCTTGGAACATAAGTTTGTATTGAGAATACAAACAACATCGGACTATACTCCACAAGAAGCATTCATGAATGCTATAACTGATTTAACATCTGAGTTGTCCCTGTTTGAAGAAAGATTTAAG GAAGCAATAAAGGAGAAGAAGGAAGGCTTGGATTAA